A genomic window from Pocillopora verrucosa isolate sample1 chromosome 7, ASM3666991v2, whole genome shotgun sequence includes:
- the LOC131774406 gene encoding UV-stimulated scaffold protein A produces the protein MEVTAELSLLEELGEIIGTLTTSGSPSLNSDLLKKLKNICKKSDVYVKHAYHLILTQLKKNHAEIRLSSFQIINEFFFRSHAFREMLLIDFQIFLELTLETDYKQLLPPPASAAKILKEKALEAIDSWHRKFGSHYKKLDLGYSYLKRVKNVELSDHLARSQAESRQVEDRERRKRNIINGQIIRVENEMSEMISEMELCATEVENCFKLLLPHPDEYEVHCARESALSELEQIADTDVNISQDGTEVTKNLIGNQTPDSMEEDKITDKSQENDPKVDTDEELVTDHGLGTRSYQLTIRLDKTGPEIRETSDNSIVLNTAREFYKELTHKHLPMINKWISVLNKGEGTQQKIQELIDLKETLDNAKTKFLELKITPLPDTKNSQSASTESSSDEEDDIEDFEDVPEREDIEFLVSPGQTAGKGSKPPTSTHKTFTESSSKISQKNEASLLKKFGANLRELGDPTSRATALFKARDKLSNTDSLSVPDKASKEPVDERKQRLLEKAPVVPFDMDLYFWEDPTAESHKVVKMYLDNNWASKEHEGEYLVGDEKEARPTRMVTFAGSFEPVKWSCRAPLPSGKLCPRHDRVKCPLHGKIIPRDETGSPVIHDNTASDATFETSERKSTSVNAEEDKGSPAVDWKEIQLEVEAATGLDLGGKKKRKRKSHSKANGKKESGLTDIKKQKNTVRNRLGKIVLNKKAMRRVADQMDAIATKRCEDKFANQFNYSLRK, from the exons ATGGAGGTCACAGCCGAACTTTCTCTTCTAGAAGAACTGGGCGAAATTATTGGAACTCTTACCACTTCTGGTAGTCCATCGTTGAACAGTGATCTCCTGAAGAAGCTAAAGAACATATGTAAGAAATCTGATGTTTACGTCAAACACGCTTACCACTTGATTCTGACACAGCTGAAGAAGAACCACGCAGAAATACGACTTTCTTCATTTCAGATCATCAATGAGTTCTTTTTTCGTTCCCATGCTTTCAGAGAAATGTTGCTGATTGATTTCCAGATCTTCTTGGAACTTACATTAGAAACAGACTACAAGCAACTTTTGCCACCACCTGCATCTGCcgcaaaaattttgaaagagaaagCCTTGGAGGCCATAGATAGCTGGCATCGGAAATTTGGATCTCATTACAAGAAACTAGATTTAGGCTATAGCTATttaaaaagggttaaaaacGTTGAGTTAAGTGATCACTTAGCTCGAAGTCAAGCTGAAAGTCGCCAAGTAGAGGATAGGGAAAGACGGAAAAGGAATATCATTAATGGACAGATTATTCGTGTTGAAAATGAGATGTCGGAGATGATCAGCGAAATGGAGTTGTGTGCTACCGAAGTAGAGAATTGTTTTAAGCTTTTGTTGCCTCACCCAGATGAATATGAGGTTCACTGCGCTAGGGAATCTGCCTTATCTGAGCTTGAACAGATTGCTGATACAGATGTTAACATAAGTCAGGATGGTACAGAGGTCACCAAGAATTTAATTGGAAACCAAACACCAGACAGTATGGAAGAAGACAAAATCACTGACAAAAGTCAGGAAAATGATCCTAAAGTGGATACCGATGAGGAGCTGGTGACTGATCATGGACTTGGAACAAGGTCATATCAGCTGACCATCAGATTAGACAAGACTGGACCAGAAATAAGAGAAACATCTGACAACAGCATTGTGTTAAACACAGCTCGGGAGTTTTACAAAGAATTGACTCATAAACACTTACCCATGATCAACAAGTGGATTTCTGTGTTGAACAAAGGTGAAGGGACACAACAGAAAATTCAAGAACTTATTGATCTTAAGGAGACTTTAGATAATGCAAAAACTAAATTCCTTGAGTTGAAAATAACACCTCTTCCTGACACCAAAAATAGTCAAAGTGCTTCAACAGAGAGTAGCAGTGATGAAGAAGATGACATTGAAGATTTTGAAGATGTTCCAGAAAGGGAGGACATTGAATTTCTGGTTTCTCCGGGCCAAACAGCTGGAAAGGGTTCAAAACCACCAACTAGCACTCACAAGACATTCACTG aatCAAGttccaaaatatctcaaaaGAATGAAGCTAGCTTATTGAAGAAGTTTGGTGCTAATCTTCGGGAACTGGGTGATCCCACCTCTCGTGCCACTGCTTTGTTTAAAGCAAGGGACAAACTATCAAACACTGATTCTTTGTCAGTTCCTGATAAAGCTTCTAAGGAACCAGTAGATGAAAGGAAACAGAGGTTACTTGAAAAAGCACCAGTTGTGCCATTTGACATGGATCTCTATTTCTGGGAAGACCCAACTGCTGAGTCGCACAAGGTTGTCAAAATGTATCTTGATAACAACTGGGCATCTAAGGAGCATGAAGGTGAATATCTTGTTGGTGATGAGAAAGAGGCCAGACCAACACGAATGGTCACATTTGCAGGTAGCTTTGAACCTGTCAAGTGGTCTTGCCGTGCACCTTTACCAAGTGGTAAACTTTGTCCCAGACACGATAGAGTGAAATGTCCACTTCATGGCAAAATTATACCACGGGATGAAACTGGTAGCCCTGTGATTCATGACAACACTGCATCTGATGCCACCTTTGAAActtcagaaagaaaaagcaCCAGTGTTAATGCTGAAGAAGATAAAGGTTCACCTGCAGTGGACTGGAAAGAGATTCAACTCGAGGTCGAAGCAGCCACTGGCTTGGACTTGGGAGgcaaaaagaaacgaaaacgTAAAAGTCACTCGAAAGCAAATGGCAAAAAGGAGTCTGGTCTGACTGATATTAAAAAGCAAAAGAATACAGTAAGAAATCGTTTAGGAAAGATTGTGTTGAATAAGAAAGCTATGCGACGTGTGGCAGATCAAATGGATGCTATTGCCACAAAAAGATGTGAGGACAAATTTGCTAATCAATTTAATTATTCCTTGAGAAAGTAG
- the LOC131774695 gene encoding ras-related protein Rab-38-like isoform X2: MDAKEHLYKVLVIGEYGVGKTSIIRRYTEGSFTPNYKLTIGVDFALKVLYWDEMTKINLQLWDVAGHERFGHMTRVYYKYAIAAIIVFDLTRPPTFDAVLKWHWDVNQKVMLTNEKPIPVLLLANKCDLKEHPYDEERLNQFCQEHGFIGWFPTSAKEDQNIDEAMQLLVQAILSVSGESKTPNLNDCIALRGTVLQSSSLMSYDSRYMVDFSQKYQTDESYSQSVPPSKERKCCPG; this comes from the exons atGGACGCGAAAGAACACCTTTACAAAGTACTTGTCATTGGAGAATATGGAGTTG GGAAG ACGTCCATTATCCGGAGATACACTGAAG GGTCCTTCACACCAAACTACAAGCTTACAATAGGAGttgattttgctttgaaagTTCTCTACTGGGATGAAATGACAAAGATTAATCTTCAGCTTTG GGATGTTGCTGGCCATGAGAGATTTGGTCACATGACAAGGGTGTATTATAAATATGC AATTGCTGCCATAATTGTATTTGACTTGACAAG ACCACCAACATTTGATGCAGTTCTTAAG tggCACTGGGATGTAAACCAAAAAGTTATGCTGACTAATGAAAAACCAATTCCAGTTCTCTTACTAGCAAATAAA TGTGACTTGAAAGAACATCCTTATGATGAGGAAAGATTGAATCAATTTTGTCAAGAACATGGATTCATTGGCTG GTTTCCAACATCAGCAAAAGAGGACCAAAATATTG atgaAGCAATGCAGCTACTGGTGCAAGCCATTTTAAGTGTGTCTGGTGAAAGCAAAACACCTAATTTGAATGATTGTATAGCCTTGCGAGGAACAGTGTTACAATCTTCAAGCCTGATGTCTTATGACTCACGTTATATGGTGGACTTTTCACAAAAATATCAAACTGATGAATCTTATAGTCAATCTGTCCCTCCCTCCAAGGAAAGAAAGTGTTGTCCTGGCTAG
- the LOC131774695 gene encoding ras-related protein Rab-38-like isoform X1, which yields MELVGLLTILFTLNISPADRCSLCLFSPGKTSIIRRYTEGSFTPNYKLTIGVDFALKVLYWDEMTKINLQLWDVAGHERFGHMTRVYYKYAIAAIIVFDLTRPPTFDAVLKWHWDVNQKVMLTNEKPIPVLLLANKCDLKEHPYDEERLNQFCQEHGFIGWFPTSAKEDQNIDEAMQLLVQAILSVSGESKTPNLNDCIALRGTVLQSSSLMSYDSRYMVDFSQKYQTDESYSQSVPPSKERKCCPG from the exons ATGGAGTTGGTGGGTCTTTTAACGATCCTCTTTACTTTGAATATATCTCCTGCTGATCGTTgttctctttgtcttttttcacCAGGGAAG ACGTCCATTATCCGGAGATACACTGAAG GGTCCTTCACACCAAACTACAAGCTTACAATAGGAGttgattttgctttgaaagTTCTCTACTGGGATGAAATGACAAAGATTAATCTTCAGCTTTG GGATGTTGCTGGCCATGAGAGATTTGGTCACATGACAAGGGTGTATTATAAATATGC AATTGCTGCCATAATTGTATTTGACTTGACAAG ACCACCAACATTTGATGCAGTTCTTAAG tggCACTGGGATGTAAACCAAAAAGTTATGCTGACTAATGAAAAACCAATTCCAGTTCTCTTACTAGCAAATAAA TGTGACTTGAAAGAACATCCTTATGATGAGGAAAGATTGAATCAATTTTGTCAAGAACATGGATTCATTGGCTG GTTTCCAACATCAGCAAAAGAGGACCAAAATATTG atgaAGCAATGCAGCTACTGGTGCAAGCCATTTTAAGTGTGTCTGGTGAAAGCAAAACACCTAATTTGAATGATTGTATAGCCTTGCGAGGAACAGTGTTACAATCTTCAAGCCTGATGTCTTATGACTCACGTTATATGGTGGACTTTTCACAAAAATATCAAACTGATGAATCTTATAGTCAATCTGTCCCTCCCTCCAAGGAAAGAAAGTGTTGTCCTGGCTAG
- the LOC131774728 gene encoding mitochondrial import inner membrane translocase subunit Tim9, translating to MQSGPTPGQQQAMEVKQFQNFLQYYNKLTELCFTDCIHDFTNRKISTNENNCAIHCSEKFLKVMQRIGVRIQEVQVMQNEGILGAPDPPK from the exons ATGCAGTCCGGCCCAACTCCAGGTCAACAACAGGCGATGGAAGTAAAACAG tttcaaaactttttgcaGTACTACAACAAATTGACAGAGTTGTGCTTCACAGATTGCATTCATGACTTCACCAATAGAAAGATTTCGACAAATGAG AATAATTGTGCCATACATTGTAGTGAGaagtttttgaaagttatgcaGAGAATCGGAGTCAGAATACAAGAAGTTCAAGTGATGCAAAATGAGGGTATCCTTGGTGCTCCTGACCCTCCTAAATAA
- the LOC131774695 gene encoding ras-related protein Rab-38-like isoform X3 encodes MMVVQLLRTSVCRGFCPLSTSIIRRYTEGSFTPNYKLTIGVDFALKVLYWDEMTKINLQLWDVAGHERFGHMTRVYYKYAIAAIIVFDLTRPPTFDAVLKWHWDVNQKVMLTNEKPIPVLLLANKCDLKEHPYDEERLNQFCQEHGFIGWFPTSAKEDQNIDEAMQLLVQAILSVSGESKTPNLNDCIALRGTVLQSSSLMSYDSRYMVDFSQKYQTDESYSQSVPPSKERKCCPG; translated from the exons ATGATGGTCGTTCAGCTCTTGAGGACTTCCGTGTGCCGTGGTTTTTGCCCACTTTCG ACGTCCATTATCCGGAGATACACTGAAG GGTCCTTCACACCAAACTACAAGCTTACAATAGGAGttgattttgctttgaaagTTCTCTACTGGGATGAAATGACAAAGATTAATCTTCAGCTTTG GGATGTTGCTGGCCATGAGAGATTTGGTCACATGACAAGGGTGTATTATAAATATGC AATTGCTGCCATAATTGTATTTGACTTGACAAG ACCACCAACATTTGATGCAGTTCTTAAG tggCACTGGGATGTAAACCAAAAAGTTATGCTGACTAATGAAAAACCAATTCCAGTTCTCTTACTAGCAAATAAA TGTGACTTGAAAGAACATCCTTATGATGAGGAAAGATTGAATCAATTTTGTCAAGAACATGGATTCATTGGCTG GTTTCCAACATCAGCAAAAGAGGACCAAAATATTG atgaAGCAATGCAGCTACTGGTGCAAGCCATTTTAAGTGTGTCTGGTGAAAGCAAAACACCTAATTTGAATGATTGTATAGCCTTGCGAGGAACAGTGTTACAATCTTCAAGCCTGATGTCTTATGACTCACGTTATATGGTGGACTTTTCACAAAAATATCAAACTGATGAATCTTATAGTCAATCTGTCCCTCCCTCCAAGGAAAGAAAGTGTTGTCCTGGCTAG